A window of the Dehalococcoidia bacterium genome harbors these coding sequences:
- a CDS encoding Hsp20/alpha crystallin family protein, which translates to MSEFEPGPLDIVRPRRGLRGLREEMQRLWAGFPGLFPEPRSWRWPFFEELRMPAVDMFEKDGSLVIKADVPGMSAKDIEISVNGDTLTISGERKEEKEVKEEDYYRAERSYGRFTRQIALPAGVDTDKADAQFKDGVVEIRLPLKKEAQKKTIPVKSAAG; encoded by the coding sequence ATGTCTGAGTTCGAACCTGGGCCGCTCGACATCGTCCGGCCACGCAGGGGTCTGCGCGGACTGCGAGAGGAGATGCAGCGCCTGTGGGCAGGCTTCCCGGGGCTCTTCCCGGAGCCGCGGTCCTGGCGCTGGCCGTTCTTCGAAGAGCTGCGCATGCCTGCCGTCGACATGTTCGAGAAAGATGGATCGCTGGTCATCAAGGCCGACGTGCCGGGGATGAGCGCGAAGGACATCGAGATCTCAGTGAACGGCGACACGCTCACGATCTCGGGCGAGCGCAAGGAGGAGAAGGAAGTCAAGGAAGAGGACTACTACAGGGCCGAGCGCAGCTACGGACGCTTCACCCGCCAGATCGCGTTGCCCGCTGGGGTCGATACCGACAAGGCGGATGCGCAGTTCAAGGACGGGGTAGTCGAGATTCGCCTGCCTCTGAAGAAGGAGGCGCAGAAGAAGACCATCCCGGTGAAGTCCGCGGCCGGGTAG